From a region of the Candidatus Dormiibacterota bacterium genome:
- a CDS encoding transglycosylase SLT domain-containing protein translates to MSSIAATSLSQHGVAYAGAIAQAAREHGLAPALLAAVAAQETGGPGSNAGHNIVGDGGHGHGVFQIDDRYHAFARSAAAMDPAQNAEYAATMLSGLIHRYGSVHRALSAYNAGDPEATGSVTDWADGRRLGYADSVLRHEALIGGSAPESTGSLASQAQTVAPSALALMPFSPALPPAAHLRAFRDAAFFDAGDGDADDDLSTT, encoded by the coding sequence ATGAGCTCGATTGCAGCGACCTCCCTCTCCCAGCACGGTGTCGCCTATGCCGGGGCCATAGCCCAGGCTGCCCGCGAGCACGGCCTCGCCCCAGCCTTGCTCGCTGCCGTAGCCGCCCAAGAGACCGGCGGCCCAGGCAGCAACGCCGGGCACAACATCGTCGGCGACGGCGGCCACGGGCACGGCGTCTTTCAGATCGACGACCGCTATCACGCCTTTGCGCGCAGCGCCGCGGCAATGGACCCTGCGCAGAATGCCGAGTACGCCGCCACGATGCTCTCTGGACTGATCCACAGGTACGGCAGCGTTCACCGCGCGCTCAGCGCGTACAACGCCGGCGACCCGGAGGCGACCGGCAGCGTCACGGACTGGGCCGACGGCCGGCGTCTCGGCTACGCAGACTCCGTTCTCCGTCACGAGGCGTTGATCGGTGGCAGCGCACCCGAATCGACAGGCAGCCTGGCGTCCCAGGCCCAGACGGTCGCGCCGTCGGCGCTCGCCCTAATGCCATTTTCGCCGGCGCTCCCGCCCGCGGCACACTTGCGCGCGTTTCGTGACGCGGCGTTCTTCGATGCCGGCGACGGCGATGCTGACGACGACCTCAGCACCACGTAA